The Gasterosteus aculeatus chromosome 12, fGasAcu3.hap1.1, whole genome shotgun sequence DNA window tcttttaaatataaataacttTACAGATTAAACACCGTGATGACCACGAGGCTCTATTCTATTGGCCACTAGCTGGTATTTATGTCTTTATTGCTTGCTCAACATATTCTTTTTATCCCCGTCCTCAAACAGCTTCAATAACAATACATAGGCAGTGCATTGGTAATGGTTGTAAAAACGCAAGGTTTAATcacataatgaaataataacataACATGATAATCTAATCTGGTATCTTGTATCAAgaataaaaatatatgaaacCCAATATGATCTGACCTGTGGTAAAGTTTTCAGAGGGGTTGACTCTGGTAATGAAAGCTGTTTCTGACAGGTTCATTTCTGCTGCTATCCTCTGATACAAGTCATCTCTCAGTTCCTATTGGAAACACATACATAATACACAAAcatatgtgttttgttttgaaatgcaaTCATTATACAGTGActatgattgaaaaaaaaaagattatgttTATACAACAAATTGTGTAATAATGTGGCTTACAAGCGACAGAAACTGGTGAATTTTACTTActgaaaatgtaatattaatcAATAAATGAAGTAGTTTTGAGCCTTGAATAAAAACTGATATCACTGAAAATGTAATAGGTGGTTTAAGTCATTATGAACTACTTGTAATCCTAAACCTAATTTGTACTCACATGCATTAGAGGACAAATTGCTGCAGGGTTTCCCTTAAACGGTAAATTAGTAAAGGCATCGAGTATGTACACTGGAATCTCCATTATTATTAGCCAAGAATATTAAAGTAACTTCAAATGAAAAGAGTCACAGTGGAAATGTTGACCCAGTCGACTCGCTGCTGTCGTTGGACTTTACTCTCATTCTGTTTGGTTTCAGCAGGCGCCCCTCAGCTTCCCTTTCTGGCAGGCTGTCAAATGATTGACCTTTGTTTTCAGCAGCACGAGTGGTGTTTAGACCCTTTGTCTATAATCTTAAAGGAGTTAGTCATTGTCGTGTAAAGCAACAAGTTGATGGGTGACTAAACTGTGGTTCTGACAGTTTAAAGTATCTTTTAGTGCATGTTAAATCTGCATTTTTATGGTTATATTTCTCCTCACAATTTCTAATATCTAAATTAACATTGTGTAGAATAGATAATAAGAAAAACGGCCCAGCGTCATAGTTCTCTGCCTGTGTAGAATATGAagatgatgaaaaagaaaaatgatgtaTTCAATATATCGTTATATTAGTAATTGTCGCTATATTACAGTTCAGTGAAAATGCTCGTTTTGATCAAACTTTAATACACGTTTACACTTCTCCCATGACTcagtatttattaaaaatacatttttaaagccCTAAACGTCATCTTCCCGTGTCCAAGTCTCGCGATAACAACATACCTGGCTGTTGGTAACGTTAGTGACACCTGAGGCTCGGGGCAGGAGACCGGGGACGAGAAGCGACTGTGAGATCATTTCAACGTTTTCCCACATTTATCACCGACATATGACAGTCTTCTGTGTGGTGATAACGGCTCATGTAGTCCAGTGACTGCGTGCGACCGCTGggataaaaaaagaagtaatcTGCCCGGGACGTTTGACCGCTGTCAGTGTCCTACTGTTAGCCACAGTTGCTAGCCGGCTAACTGCTAGCTACGTTAAGATTAGCATGTCAGCCCTGTTAAAAGACGTTATCATTGTTAGATGACCCAGCATCCAAGCTGACATGCGTTACCCTGTGGCTACACTAGAAGCTGTCGTCTCATCAAAGAGGAGATAACGTATCGCTATGATATGTTTGGAAGGGTCTTAGTAAGTTGAGGTGTGGTAACGTTAGCTCGCCAGGCTCTCGGTCGTCAACTCTTAACTGTGAGAAACGGTTTGAAGGTAGAAGTAACACACGTGAGGTTACCGTTTTTAATGGGGAGGTTAACGACAGctgaagaggggggagaggtcGGGATGTGGGGGAAGAACAGCGCCCTTTCGCGTTAAACCAGAAGGCGTGACAGACTTGACGTTAGGCCAGGTGCCTGTGTTTTATGACTGTGTTATTGACACGTGATTTCCTGTGTCGCTGCTGTGTTTTGCTCCCCGTGGCAGTGAGAATGTCGTGTAATGAAGAGGGGTATGTGGTTCGGATCAGAGGACTACCGTGGTCGTGCACGCAGGAGGAGGTTGCCTGCTTCTTCTCTGGTGAGAACACATACACGTGCATGTGGAGTGGTACATGTATGATCGTATTAACACAAGTGGATATTCAGAAATGACATAAAACTACCTTTGGCTGTGCAATGTGTTTGAACATGTAAAACACAAGATGAAGTATTGCAATTGCACCTGATTATTTTCTATTGATTGTGGCCGTAAAAGAGAAACTATTTCACATTCTAAAGAAGTTGCACGAAAGCGATTTTTATGGGTCATGTGAGTGTAAGTGATATTTGACTTGAGTGTATTCAAGAGCCTTCTCTCCCTCTAACAACTTGTCTTGTGTCCAATGTATCAGTTAAAAGGGCATCCCACTCAATCTTACTACCGTTTCACAGACTGTGACATCGTTGGCCAAGTAAACGGAGTGTGCTTTACCTACTCTAAAGAAGGCCGTCCCAGCGGCGAGGCATTTATTGAACTGACGATGCCAGAGGATTTCAAGAATGCCCTCGCCAAGGACCGTAAATACATGGGACACCGTTACATAGAAGGTGAGCAACATAACATTAGGTATCAACTGAGTGATACGCCAGTGAGtgtcttgtctttttgtttaaacattCGTTGCATCATGAGAGGTTTTTGATGGAAAGAGTGCAACATCATCTGTTGCTGATAGTTCCCTGTGGAGatgttgttgcttttgttttccgtGCATTTTGAAGTCTGCTTCTTCGCTCACCTTTATTGAATTGATACGTATTTTGTGTGCGACTTAAAACCAAACTCTATTACACAAAGTTGTTTAGCTTGAATGTCTTATCAGATCATGATTTGTGTGTTTCCCCCTGTATGTGTCTCTTTTTAGTGTTCAAGTCGAATCGTAGTGAAATGGACTGGGTGCTAAAACGTAGCGGCCCTGCTGACTACGACAGCTGCACCGGCTGCATGCTGCGACTTCGAGGCCTTCCGTTTGGCTGCAGCAAGGAGGAGATTGTTCAGTTCTTCTCAGGTGCAaaaacatttgaacttttcttttaataatcTGAGGAAATAGTGTACACGCATGGTGAAGTTTTTTGCCTGTGGAAACCACAGCGTAAGGGTGCTGACAAAACTACAGCTAgctttaaaatgtgcaaaagaGCATCTTGGCCTGCAGTGCAGCGCAATCCAAAAAGATAAAGATAATTTTCAATGAAATAAGTCAAAGATAAAGTCCACTATTAGGTTAGGTGGATTGAATCGAGCAGTTTTCAAACAATTTCTCTATCGTCCCCAATAAGGAAATGGGATATGCGGCTCAGGAGGAAAAAACTGCATCCAgcttatattttttaaagcactCTGACTTTTTTTGTGTAGCCACTCTGAGTGCTTCTAGTTGAAGTCTCTGCCAAAGCTTTAAAGCCAGAAAAAAAGTGCTATATGGCCACTCGCCCAACTGCAATTCTGAATTTATCACCAAACGTGAATTGTAAGTATGCCTCTTACCGTGTTAGTGTTACACTTAATTTAACATGCATATTATGTGATCATCCCCTCTTAAAAGGGGTTCAAAGTTGTTACGGGCTGGGCCGGTTTGGCCGAGGGGAGACCGTTCTATAATGCTGATCCGGGGTCAGTACTTCTAAGATTATCACCATTTAATAACTATTATACGGCAGTGCCAATTCACCACTAATGAGTCATTATTTAGTTTACCTTAATTCAGTTGTGTATAAGAGAAGATATTTAGTCTGAATCCACTTAATGTTTTACTGACTCCAGGCCAGTATTTGCGTCATTCCCTGCCAAGCCCCGTACAACTTTAAAGAGATGCCTCTATTTTAAAGTCAGTTTGATTCAATACTGCAGTTGATATCTATTTGCCGTCATTGACGTGTATTAGTCCTGGTAGCTCCAGCGATGCAGTGGGTGTTGTTCTTTCTATTCTACACATCTATCAGTCTACCTACCGAcctatgtatttatgtgtgctTGGGTTAAAGGGTTGAGAATCGTGCCAAATGGGATTACTCTGCCAGTGGACTACCAGGGGAGGAGCACAGGGGAAGCCTTCGTGCAGTTTGCCTCAAAGGAGATAGCAGAAAAGGCTCTGGGGAAACACAAGGAAAGAATAGGGCACAGGTGGGACAGATGGGAAAAGGGACGGGCTGGACTGGGTTGGGCTTCTATTACAGTATTTAATGGGCGGTCATATTATAGTAATAATGGGATGGCTTCTGTAATGGTGGAATGATAAGCATGGGTTGGTGTAATGATTTTggtaaaacaataataaagtgGGTCAATTCATTGGGTGGGTCATGTGTTATTTATCAAATGATAAGGGCATGGGTTCAATGGATTTATGTATTGTGTTGTTGAATAATGGGATGATATATATAATCTGAAAATGAAAGCTGGCATGAGTGTTTAATGCTAGACACAGTTTAACTGTGTTAACAGTGAGCTTTAATGAACTTTTGGGTATATTAGATCATTTTATTGTAAATtccatttatacattttttgtaaaaaaaaaagcattttgaaaAGGGGGTTTTAGCATAGAGGTCAGTCAAGGCAGCCTCCACCATTATAGcttcaaaccttttttcttcagttttgtATCATTAAAATTATCAATGCGACACTTAAGGGCCGTTGAGGATTCCCTTTATTTTAATGAGAAGTTGGGTTGGTGTTAAAAATCCTGTGCGGCCCAGCTAATGACAATattttgttgatgttgttcAGTCATCCAGAACCTCAGCTCcaagaaaataatatttatcCTACCATTTAGAATACTTTTGGGTCTTTATCTCCTCTCTGACTGTGAAATGAATGTAACCTGAGCTGAGCCACTTCTTCCCCTTAACCCTCTCCTCTGCACCCCATGGGGATTTCATGTTGCAGGTATATAGAGATTTTTAAGAGCAATCGCAATGAGATCAGAGCCTACTACGAGCTGCCCCGGCGGGGCATGGCAGGTCAGAGACCGGGGCCCTATGATAGACCCATGATGGGGGGACCCCGTGGAGGGTTCTACGGGCCTGGGCCTGGCCGCGGCGGCGCTCTGATGGAAACCatgaggagtggggggggctaTGGAGGAGGTGAGCCGGGTTCTGTATCTATGCACGTGTGTACTTTTGTGGTTGAACTGAGAAGTTAGTGCTTTGTAGAACAATCTATTTGAAGCATACAGAAGCCTGTGTTTTTGCTTCAATATAGTGTCGAGAATTAAGTGAAGAAGAGTTCACATGTAACGCAGGTTTATCCAGCAGGCTGCAGACCTGCGACTCACAGCTTTTCATTTGCAAGGGCCTTCATGGCTTTCAGGTgttggttgtaaaaataaatgtcatctCTGTATCAGATATTATGAAGACAATTGTTTCCATGCGGTGAACAACAGATTATTACCATGTTGGACTGTGATGTGAAGAATGAGACCTGCTTTGGTTTAATTATGTGTCCAGGTTACAGTGACTTTGACCGCTACAATGGTTTCAACAACTACTGTTTTGGCAACGGCATGTTTGATGAGCgagtgaggggagagaggggaggaagaggtaaAGTCCCATACGTATTTACCCCCTTTAAAGCCTTTTGAAATGCTGAATTAATGTGAAAGCCTAAATCGATCATTTGTTTGGATCTCCTGCTAAAAGCCCCAAATGTCTTCTAGTCGTTTATTTACATTTGATCATTGTTCACTTGACATGTTGTCTTTCCAATTATTAGAGGAGTAGGATTAGGATTGGTTTTGTAGAGCAACTATTTGACCTCAGCTTGTTGTCCCTCAGACTCCTTTTGACGATTTACAGTCATTCATACTTTCTCTAAACATTTGTACATTCTTCCTCAGctgttttatttaatcaatcttgttgttgttgtgaaccAAAACGCGTCTGTCTTCTAGCTTACTAAAGGTTACAGTGGTGATCTATGGGTGTGTTTGTGGCTCAGGGATGGGGGGCCACGGTTATGCTGGTCAAGGGGACGTTTACACAGGCTTCCACAGCGGCCATTTTGTCCACATGAGGGGTTTACCTTTCCGTGCCATAGAGGGAGACATTGCCAAAGTAAGTCCTCTCACTAACGTGTTACTTTTAGTCACTTCTCATGGACCTTTGATGAACAATGGGGCTCGATTTACTGCATCAGCAGGTTTTGAAATGTTTCGAAAACTGTAAATTTAGTTTCCTCCACTACAAGGTTCTTTAGTGGCATAGAACGCACTAGAGAGCCTTCCATTGAACTACCAAATGTACATATTGTAAGTAAGCATGTTAGTTCTAAAGCTTTTTGTATCTGGCTAAAGTTTCTCACTTATAAAGTTAGAATATTGTGACAATCATTGTTTGATCCTCCGTTTCAGACTTTCGGTCGACACCTTGTGACCTGTAGCAATCATTATTGCTACAGGTCACGAACTAGGAAGCCAAGATAACTTTCATCTTAATATGCaattttcatttccattttttagTATACATAAACAACATAATAAAAGTACAACATAGGCACTCCatacaaaagaaatgttgaATATGACAATTAGCAACAGGAGTGGAtgtaatattataataaaagcATAAACAGTAATAGAGAAACGACTCGTAATGATTGTCATGAGACTAAATGTTTCTCTTGTAGTTCTTCTCTCCTTTGAATCCACTGAGGGTCCACATCGACGTGGCTCCTAACGGCAAGTCGACGGGAGAAGCAGATGTGGAGTTCCGCTCCCATGAAGATGCCGTAGAAGCCATGTCCAAAGACAAGAACCACATGCGTACGACCTCCTTTTTTTAACTCCTCAACTTACTGGTTTTTGTGACGCCTCTTTTTCACTTTACCTTCATGACACAAAACCACCtaacagcagcagaaacacaagTTGTTCAGAATGAATGATGGATCTGTGTTTTCTCCACAGAACATCGGTATATTGAGCTGTTCCTTAACTCCACAGCCAGCGTAGCAGTTGAAATGAGTGAGTTCCTattaacaataatgttaattcAAGTATAAATAAACAATTCGTGTTAGCTATTTTTGAACCCTGTCATTACTATCATGAGACATGTCCCCCTCCTATCTTTTTAAAACCGTCACAGgtcgtggaggtggaggtggataCTACTACGGTAACCTGGGAGGGAGCGGAGGCTCACGGAGCTGCGGGCTGCGATGTTCTTACTGATGTCCTCCCACTTTTCCAAACCATCTTCACGTTCGTCTCGCCTCCATTCAGGCCACATTTACTCTCTTTTTTCTGGGCAAAGAAGCTGATCCCaagttggtcatttattttgtaaagattGTTCTGTTTATTGTTGTGTCATAATGAAACCTAAATTGACAACAGATCAGACTTAACAAGCACTATTATTACACCATTCCTTAAAGCATATGAAGGACAAAATAACTATATTGATTTAAGTGGCGGACATGTGCAACGCTTCATGAGATTTTTTGTTATattgtaaaataatatatatttgtattgttaTAAATTATATTACAGTATGTAATAGTTTTTCATGATTCACTCTCAAAAATATAATTTCTCCAGTGATTTTATGAAGAGAAATCAGTGTTTTGAAATGGTTTGTTTTGCGACCCCGGGgacacacatttgtttctctTCACATATCAGGCAGGATATGTTTTCAGTGCAGATGAGACGCAACCAAAGTTCCATCGAGATTTGgtgcaaaagaagaaaataaacaactttTGTTGCCCTGACGAGATTGATCAGTCATTTAGAATCTAATCAAATGATTTTAACTGCTTGGACTCTGAAGGAGCGTTAAGTTGAAAGATGCTCTTTAGAAAGGTGGAGCAGTGAGAAGCTACGGCAAAAGATTCTCCAAAAGTTTCTCTAGGTTAGAAATTCTGATTAAAAGAAAGTTACTTCTtggtttattttgatttaaatgcatttttagtAGAACATTTGACCATCCTGCATTTCAGATCAGCTTTTTTGGTTTGAAAAATTTGATAAATGTGAGCCTATtagttttttaatgaatgttttcacATATTGCAGAATTTAAAACCAAGTTTATTTTATCCCACTCTTGAAGAGTGGGAAGCAAATAAAGTCTATATTTGAGCTGCAAGATCGCTTATGCAGCTGTTGTACATTTTGCATAATAAATTTTATATTTAATTCTTTCTGCCTCCCTGACTGAAATCACTTCtgaaaaaaggtatttattattacattttaatgttaaaagCAATAACTAAAAAGGAAATGATCTAAATCTACTGTAAATTGTTTCATTTGTATAACTGAGGTGTATAAATAGGTTGATTATTTACATTAAAGGAGAACAAAGATTCTCACTTTCACTTTCGAAGATATGTTTGCCCATCTGGGTTAAAGTGCCTCCTTTTGGGTTTAATTATAGAAGATGATGTTATGTAGttggggaataaaaaaaaaagcacaagctAGGAGATATAATCAAATGTTGGAACATAATCTTACACGAAAAGTGTGACGTAGAAAATGATGTAATAGTCATAACATTTTCATAGAAAGTGGCATTGTTCAGTACGCCATAAAACTGTCTTAAAAACCATGACCTGACTGGACTATGAGAGGCAGCCGCAGAAGATCACTTGCTTATTCGGGAACGACATACAAACTCCCCACAGAAGCCAAAGAGCAGGTTTGACCAACGTCCTGTCAAAGTAATGTGTGCCACAAAAAAAGTCTAATATGTGATAGAAAACGTCTAAAAGAAATGGTATGATTTTACTGTCATAAGCTATTCATCAGGTGTGTTAATGTGGATTTAAATTAGAGTTGCTTTCAGAGAGACCGAAATAGAAAACGACCCAAACACAGTAAATCTTTACAGGAGAAGTTTCGATGACAAACATTAATGTGACGGTAAACATGAACATGTTTGTGATGTGATTTAATCAGAAACTGCTACACAGGAAAAACAGCATATTGTTGGCATGAGTTGATAATATTAAACTGGTGGGATTCAGTTAACTAAAGAGTCACTGTGATTATCAACAATTGTGTAAATACAACATACAGTGGTGTCAACAGTTTAAGTCCCATTCAAAGCTGGCAGACTTCGTAAGAACGACACCGTACAAAAAGGTTTTAGGCCTGGGTGCAATTTGCCTGTATTACTTAGTGGTGATATGATACAATGGtcagtttttaaatatttttacaataaaaaacacgTTAAATTGGATCGAAATAAACGCAGGcttgttttatcttttcataGGAATGAATACTTCCGGTACTTGAAAAGTCATAGGATGTAAACATTTTACAAGTATAAAAACCAGAATGTGCAATGGAACTCGTATCATAGCGCTTATGGAAATCATAAAATGAACCCGTCACTGAAGACTGTACAGTCATCAGCATTAGtttaacacaataaacataGAGGAACACAATTGGCTTAGAGTTTCAAACCCTTCGTCTCACTAATAGAGCAGCAGTAAATTGCGGTTCCCCATCTGCTCAACTTACTTCAGGTGAACAAGGAAAGCATGAAGACAAGTTCCCTGGACTTCTGAAAGTAAAAATGTGCATGAAATACAAAATCCAATATAAATACTTTCAAATAAATCTATATAAGAGGTAATATATAAGATTGCCAAGTGCTGAAACCAGCCGGCCATTGTGGAGGAGTGCAACACTCCCGTCTGTCCTTAACCACCGAGTAGTTAGTGAAGTGGTCGTGTTGTGAGCAAACCGTTATTGTTTTATCgactaaaaaaacatttaagaagTCCCATCTCCATCTGTGACCAGCGACGACGGCATTTGTTGCCCTTCTTGGTCCTAAAAGCAGCTTCCAATGCGTTAGTGTTTGAAAACAGTGAAATGTGCCTTTTCTGGAGATGGCTTTGCTGGGCTAGAGTTgctaatttattatttattttatagatataataataatatatagatatctatatattattTAGAGTTGCTAACTATTTTCAGATTCCCTCAACAGAAAGCCTCGCATTTCAGGCTCATTTTGGCAACATGAGAAGCGCAAGCAAGGGAAAGAATTATGGGCTtttacacacaggcacaaacgGCACAGACATTGGTAAGAAAACCTCCAAAGTTCCTTTACTACCCACAACCCCAAAATCTATCGTGTCAGCAAAATCTTCTTGGAGGTGAGAGCTTTTCCTTGAATTCATTTCAAGTCTCTCTGTCACAAAATATATCTCCATGTCGCTCCTGAAACGGCCGCAATTAAAACGGGGACAAAAAACAAGCTTAACCAGCCCTGATCTTCTCAGGCCTGATTTGACTGAAACGCATCCAGTTCATGTTTCCAAAAAGCCTTACTGTGAGGCGCTTGGCTTTGCTGCTCCCCCACAGACTCTGCAGGGGAGaaacaccgcccccccccaccccccgctgcCGGAGACCCAGGCCGTGCTGCCGGCTCCACAGCGACTTTGTAAAGGGAAACACCACCACATTCTCCACAGGGGTTGCCAGAAATGAAAGTTCCTTGGAGTAACGTTGCGTATCTagtatttagatttttttttggtgcctGTGCCTTTATGTTTGTGTTCGTTTCCCTCCACCTGAAGACATCCTGTAACAAAGCCATGATCAAATATATGATGCCATCTGTTTGGCTGTACATTTACTGTTATCGGTTTGACGTGTGATACATACATTATAACAATGACGACGACAACGATGATGATGCAGTCCTTCAAAAGACTTAAATTTGGTTGATAATCTGCATTTAGAAGAGGCAGTGCTCATTAGATCATTGTAAAGtagttctttttttcaaatcaaacgCGCTAAATGTTTATTCACACAGCCCGTTTCGAGCAGCGGTTCTGATGAGAGAGGGTGGGAGGAGGATCTGACCGATCGGCCGGAGGAGCAATCGGTCTGATGTCAGATGGTTCCCTCACGTTGGATTGGAGGAGcatcgctggaggaggagggcgtgGCAGGTGTCACAGACTCGGACTGGTTTGGGtgaggcgggcagagggagCTCATTGTCAGAGCAGCTGTTACAAAAAATCTCCCCGCAGTTCCTACAGTGGTGCTG harbors:
- the hnrnph3 gene encoding heterogeneous nuclear ribonucleoprotein H3 isoform X1 — translated: MTVLLTRDFLCRCCVLLPVAVRMSCNEEGYVVRIRGLPWSCTQEEVACFFSDCDIVGQVNGVCFTYSKEGRPSGEAFIELTMPEDFKNALAKDRKYMGHRYIEVFKSNRSEMDWVLKRSGPADYDSCTGCMLRLRGLPFGCSKEEIVQFFSGLRIVPNGITLPVDYQGRSTGEAFVQFASKEIAEKALGKHKERIGHRYIEIFKSNRNEIRAYYELPRRGMAGQRPGPYDRPMMGGPRGGFYGPGPGRGGALMETMRSGGGYGGGYSDFDRYNGFNNYCFGNGMFDERVRGERGGRGMGGHGYAGQGDVYTGFHSGHFVHMRGLPFRAIEGDIAKFFSPLNPLRVHIDVAPNGKSTGEADVEFRSHEDAVEAMSKDKNHMQHRYIELFLNSTASVAVEMSRGGGGGYYYGNLGGSGGSRSCGLRCSY
- the hnrnph3 gene encoding heterogeneous nuclear ribonucleoprotein H3 isoform X2, giving the protein MSCNEEGYVVRIRGLPWSCTQEEVACFFSDCDIVGQVNGVCFTYSKEGRPSGEAFIELTMPEDFKNALAKDRKYMGHRYIEVFKSNRSEMDWVLKRSGPADYDSCTGCMLRLRGLPFGCSKEEIVQFFSGLRIVPNGITLPVDYQGRSTGEAFVQFASKEIAEKALGKHKERIGHRYIEIFKSNRNEIRAYYELPRRGMAGQRPGPYDRPMMGGPRGGFYGPGPGRGGALMETMRSGGGYGGGYSDFDRYNGFNNYCFGNGMFDERVRGERGGRGMGGHGYAGQGDVYTGFHSGHFVHMRGLPFRAIEGDIAKFFSPLNPLRVHIDVAPNGKSTGEADVEFRSHEDAVEAMSKDKNHMQHRYIELFLNSTASVAVEMSRGGGGGYYYGNLGGSGGSRSCGLRCSY